A window of Oligoflexus sp. contains these coding sequences:
- a CDS encoding Smr/MutS family protein, producing the protein MGRGKKPGKGPQNKNDEPRRIRFEIEEDAEELFLRHLEQFKPDKVDAEEPKEPEKKASKTHKATMVHELDLHGLRLNEAQQRVREVLDGLREMAGMHKVKIITGKGHHSQRGDSVLAKEIHSFVLQTFRPVIMEIEDSPDQVRLAGVPLRGHFHVTILGKR; encoded by the coding sequence ATGGGACGCGGCAAAAAGCCGGGAAAAGGCCCGCAAAACAAGAATGATGAACCCCGCCGGATCCGCTTCGAAATCGAAGAGGACGCTGAAGAGCTTTTCCTGAGACATCTTGAACAATTCAAGCCCGATAAGGTGGATGCCGAAGAGCCGAAGGAGCCTGAGAAAAAGGCTAGCAAGACGCACAAAGCGACGATGGTTCATGAGCTTGACCTGCATGGCCTGCGCCTGAACGAAGCCCAGCAAAGAGTTCGTGAAGTCCTGGATGGCCTGCGTGAAATGGCAGGGATGCATAAGGTGAAGATCATCACCGGCAAAGGGCATCATAGCCAGCGCGGCGACAGTGTCCTCGCCAAGGAAATCCACAGCTTTGTCTTGCAGACCTTTCGCCCTGTCATCATGGAGATCGAGGATTCCCCCGATCAGGTGCGCCTTGCGGGAGTTCCCCTGCGCGGGCATTTCCATGTGACGATTCTCGGCAAACGTTAG